One Spirochaetota bacterium DNA window includes the following coding sequences:
- a CDS encoding YkgJ family cysteine cluster protein, translating into MEHHFRCTACGSCCFGFLPLTWTDASARADTFPIAFIWTAVRPDSKDHAYTASLGATVAADGLSLAVQITPTAFIPPSFPCPALMDDKRCALHGEKKPLRCRTMPLYPYREERFQGEVLSPRTGWRCDTSDAAPVIYDGKNVLERTDFDREKDALTAQVPFLRRYAEYMQKYSPWLPANLLKASEHGGGTAVTSLASFLTATREPNASDIARRQMPVLAAFAERTAGNGRLKEFHAYYTNGEKEMGYLAKR; encoded by the coding sequence ATGGAGCACCATTTCCGCTGTACCGCCTGCGGCTCATGCTGCTTCGGATTCCTCCCGCTTACCTGGACAGATGCCTCCGCCCGCGCCGATACCTTTCCCATCGCCTTCATCTGGACCGCGGTACGGCCGGACAGCAAGGACCACGCCTATACCGCATCGTTGGGCGCAACCGTCGCAGCCGATGGACTGTCGCTTGCAGTGCAGATAACACCGACAGCATTCATACCGCCGTCATTCCCCTGCCCCGCCCTCATGGACGACAAGCGATGCGCACTGCACGGCGAAAAAAAGCCGCTTCGCTGCAGGACGATGCCGCTCTATCCGTACCGCGAAGAGCGTTTCCAGGGCGAGGTCCTTTCCCCGCGTACGGGCTGGCGCTGCGACACTTCCGATGCTGCCCCGGTGATCTATGACGGCAAGAACGTACTCGAGCGCACGGACTTTGACCGCGAGAAGGATGCACTGACCGCCCAGGTGCCGTTCCTCAGACGATACGCCGAATACATGCAGAAATATTCACCGTGGCTTCCCGCAAATCTTCTCAAAGCGTCCGAACACGGCGGCGGAACGGCCGTCACAAGCCTTGCCTCTTTCCTCACGGCAACACGCGAGCCCAATGCATCTGATATTGCTCGGCGTCAGATGCCGGTGCTCGCAGCATTCGCAGAGCGGACGGCGGGCAACGGCCGGCTCAAGGAATTCCACGCTTATTATACGAACGGGGAAAAAGAAATGGGTTATCTGGCGAAACGATAG
- a CDS encoding YchJ family metal-binding protein, with product MALCPCCSNREFDLCCGPIIAGTPAPTAEALFRSRYTAFAIRSLDHIDRTHAPEVRDDFNRAEAERLAELCEWLDCRVLRAEESIDTAEVEYSVKFRREGNYITSAAVSRFRREKGEWFYVSSVMKTLPVQRTSPKIGRNDPCPCNSGKKVKHCCGEKVLA from the coding sequence ATGGCGTTATGTCCCTGCTGCTCGAACCGCGAATTCGATTTGTGCTGCGGTCCCATCATCGCCGGAACACCGGCCCCGACCGCGGAAGCGCTCTTCCGCTCGCGTTACACGGCATTCGCAATACGCTCGCTCGACCATATCGACCGAACGCATGCGCCTGAGGTGCGCGACGATTTCAACCGTGCTGAAGCGGAGCGATTGGCCGAACTCTGCGAGTGGCTTGACTGCAGGGTGCTTCGCGCTGAAGAATCCATTGATACCGCCGAGGTGGAATACTCCGTGAAATTCCGCCGCGAGGGGAATTACATCACGAGCGCCGCCGTCTCACGGTTCCGCCGCGAAAAAGGCGAATGGTTCTATGTAAGCAGCGTTATGAAGACACTTCCGGTACAGCGCACATCGCCGAAAATAGGGCGTAACGATCCCTGCCCCTGCAATTCCGGGAAGAAGGTCAAGCACTGCTGCGGTGAAAAAGTCCTCGCCTGA
- a CDS encoding CsgG/HfaB family protein, producing the protein MKQMIVFLFCACFAFAAPAVTVLPFDDMSGERQYANAGKAMAELLIADLGRVKGLTLVERMNMDKAMKEIELGLSGIADERTAPKIGKMLGATYLIVGSCIFGTASSAVWKVIAVESGVIAKTGRVDAGADVLALERKLYRAVAAAVSEMIPGLSMPPDEAATGTLDASTLNSFGEALAAERSGDSARARELIKKLIESRGNMPMLLAVLRDIERRIEESDKRREVELNRSGQNTADWATFTRTTISFMSSMRYTALLNFCLRARINPPKAPEGSMIGADEMTDYYIVFSYAMLKRSEETTAEGGNFLTRYPTSMYYSSVKNYVTEHLNIVKDRDTVGKRTETKIAAIAAEKNTPEMLAFRTASEYFNAKIYDKALSVYRSISLAELEKQGITPDTILYFMFSCYRELFQKENAARMLSTVENLYPGSSYLASMRTMMNYIPE; encoded by the coding sequence ATGAAACAAATGATCGTATTCCTTTTCTGTGCGTGTTTCGCTTTCGCAGCACCTGCGGTGACCGTGCTTCCGTTCGACGATATGTCCGGTGAGAGGCAGTACGCGAATGCCGGCAAGGCGATGGCGGAGCTCCTTATCGCCGATCTCGGGCGTGTAAAGGGCCTTACGCTCGTCGAACGCATGAACATGGACAAGGCGATGAAGGAGATAGAGCTCGGACTCTCCGGCATTGCCGACGAGAGGACGGCCCCGAAGATAGGGAAGATGCTCGGTGCGACCTATCTCATCGTCGGGAGCTGTATATTCGGAACAGCATCGAGTGCGGTGTGGAAGGTCATTGCGGTAGAAAGCGGCGTGATAGCGAAGACCGGCCGTGTGGACGCGGGTGCCGATGTGCTTGCGCTCGAACGGAAACTGTATCGCGCCGTGGCTGCCGCCGTCAGCGAGATGATCCCGGGGCTCAGTATGCCGCCGGACGAAGCGGCGACGGGAACGCTCGATGCATCAACACTCAACAGTTTCGGCGAAGCCCTTGCGGCGGAGCGTTCGGGCGACAGCGCGCGTGCGAGAGAGCTCATCAAGAAGCTCATCGAGAGCCGCGGCAATATGCCCATGCTCCTCGCCGTGCTCCGCGATATCGAACGACGGATCGAAGAGAGTGATAAACGCCGCGAAGTGGAGCTTAATCGGTCAGGGCAAAACACCGCCGATTGGGCAACGTTTACGCGCACCACAATTTCCTTTATGAGCAGCATGCGCTATACCGCGCTCCTCAATTTCTGCCTTCGCGCACGGATAAACCCGCCGAAAGCGCCGGAGGGGTCCATGATCGGCGCCGATGAGATGACCGATTATTACATCGTTTTTTCATACGCGATGCTGAAGCGCTCCGAGGAGACCACGGCCGAGGGGGGGAATTTCCTCACACGCTATCCGACATCCATGTACTATTCGTCGGTGAAGAATTACGTTACTGAGCACCTGAACATCGTGAAGGACCGCGACACGGTCGGGAAGCGCACCGAGACGAAGATAGCGGCCATTGCGGCGGAGAAGAACACGCCGGAAATGCTCGCCTTCCGTACCGCAAGCGAATATTTCAACGCGAAGATATACGACAAGGCGCTTTCAGTGTACCGGTCCATATCGCTTGCCGAGCTTGAGAAGCAGGGCATTACGCCCGATACGATACTGTATTTCATGTTCTCGTGCTATCGCGAACTTTTTCAGAAAGAGAACGCCGCACGCATGCTGTCCACGGTGGAGAACCTCTACCCGGGCTCGTCCTATCTCGCGTCGATGCGCACGATGATGAACTATATCCCCGAATGA
- the queC gene encoding 7-cyano-7-deazaguanine synthase QueC produces MKHAMGHALVVFSGGQDSTTCLGWAKNRAEKVDAITFSYGQRHAVELTAAKDIAALMNVPLKVVIIDFLSSLVTSALLSDGDIAAKHPDDASLPASFVPNRNALFLTLAHAYAQTIHADTIVAGMCETDYSGYPDCRREFIDAMERSLSLGSNKQIPIVTPLMYLTKAETFKRAETEGVLDIVIAKSHTCYEGDRSMHDWGYGCGQCPACVLRKNGFDEFVSGK; encoded by the coding sequence ATGAAACACGCGATGGGGCATGCGCTTGTCGTATTCTCCGGCGGTCAGGATTCAACCACCTGCCTCGGATGGGCGAAGAACCGCGCCGAGAAGGTCGATGCGATAACGTTCTCCTACGGTCAGCGTCATGCGGTGGAACTTACCGCCGCGAAGGATATTGCCGCACTGATGAACGTGCCGCTTAAGGTCGTCATCATCGATTTCCTTTCATCGCTGGTAACTTCCGCGCTTCTGTCGGACGGCGATATCGCTGCAAAGCATCCCGATGATGCATCGCTCCCGGCATCGTTCGTGCCAAACCGCAATGCGCTTTTCCTTACGCTCGCGCACGCATATGCGCAGACGATACATGCAGACACGATAGTCGCCGGCATGTGCGAGACAGATTACAGCGGCTACCCCGACTGCCGCCGCGAGTTCATCGATGCAATGGAGCGTTCGCTCTCGCTCGGGAGCAATAAGCAGATACCGATCGTAACACCGCTCATGTATCTGACGAAGGCCGAAACGTTCAAACGTGCCGAGACCGAGGGCGTGCTCGATATCGTGATCGCAAAGTCGCATACATGCTACGAAGGCGATCGATCGATGCATGATTGGGGGTACGGCTGCGGGCAATGCCCTGCATGCGTACTTCGGAAGAATGGTTTCGACGAATTCGTTTCCGGAAAATAG
- a CDS encoding FtsX-like permease family protein, translating into MRNPRLAKIIRDSVRTRGRLLLMTAAVAASIIGIASVMTAYSILTREIRRNYLGTAPASATIELDRIDDALVAAVRTQDGIASVEARDSVLVRAQTASGDWRPLLLFVIPDFHDMRLSKVSRDRGAWPPPEGSMLVERSAVSLMTDVGGTLAIRAPSGVRRDIFVAGTAHDPGLAPAWQERTGYGYITPGTFALLGGSGMHELKVRVSDALDDDRAIDARVRTLASWINARGYSVREIQIPPAKKHPHQNQMTAILTMLFIFSLLALVLSGILMAAMVSVLMAGEIRQIGVMKAIGGKTSDIVFLYLAEIAAVSVASLCIGIPLGTYIGTGYAAVVAELLNFTLYSTAVPMAIHVGEAAVGMAIPLLLSLIPVLRASRMTVREAVSDYGVRTDVKRTAPILPDMFRTVDRTLILAIRNLFRRRGRLALTLGLLASAGALFMTALNVNAAWKETIDRSFRSRHYDAEIRTIRPESVGRVRSVLLAVPGIRSVEGWGHAPASANVAGGIEISHVYPDGGHGSFTLRGMPAGSTLVTFPLREGRWLRMDDTNAVMLNQIARLMFPDIRIGGTIPLTVSGGHSEWRVVGFIEEIGPAAAYTSRASFDAVMQSGIRSFRIVTAPMEDAKRAVVIRSAEKALVENAVGVSAIIADAEFRNAITEHVSTLISSIVFIAVLMGIVGMLGLASTTSTNILERTREIGVMRAIGGTPNAIYRNLVSEAVFIGLISIVLATVLSLPLTTAVGRLLGSMAFRTPLPLVISPVGLSIAVAAVVLGSIAASIMPARRASQLTIRETIAYE; encoded by the coding sequence CGAGCATCATCGGCATCGCCTCGGTGATGACCGCGTACTCCATACTCACCCGGGAAATACGCCGCAATTATCTGGGCACAGCGCCTGCATCCGCCACTATCGAACTTGACCGGATCGACGATGCGCTCGTTGCCGCCGTACGTACACAGGACGGCATCGCCTCGGTCGAAGCGCGCGATTCCGTTCTTGTCCGCGCACAGACGGCATCGGGGGACTGGCGCCCGCTTCTGCTCTTCGTCATCCCCGACTTTCACGATATGCGTCTCAGCAAGGTCTCCCGTGACCGCGGTGCATGGCCGCCGCCGGAAGGGAGCATGCTCGTTGAACGCAGCGCGGTATCGCTCATGACCGATGTCGGCGGCACGCTCGCCATCCGCGCACCAAGCGGCGTTCGACGCGACATATTTGTCGCAGGGACAGCGCATGATCCCGGACTTGCCCCGGCGTGGCAGGAGCGCACCGGTTACGGGTATATCACTCCCGGCACCTTCGCCCTGCTCGGCGGGTCCGGCATGCACGAACTTAAGGTCCGCGTTTCCGATGCGCTTGATGACGACCGTGCGATCGATGCACGGGTGCGTACGCTCGCATCATGGATCAATGCACGCGGGTATTCGGTGCGCGAGATACAGATACCGCCGGCGAAGAAGCATCCGCATCAGAATCAGATGACGGCGATACTCACCATGCTCTTTATATTCAGTCTGCTCGCGCTCGTGTTAAGCGGCATTCTCATGGCGGCCATGGTCTCCGTGCTCATGGCCGGTGAGATACGACAGATCGGCGTTATGAAAGCGATCGGCGGCAAAACATCGGACATAGTGTTCCTCTACCTCGCTGAGATCGCCGCAGTGAGTGTCGCATCGCTTTGTATCGGCATACCGCTCGGTACATACATCGGCACTGGATATGCGGCGGTCGTCGCCGAGCTCCTCAACTTCACGCTCTACAGCACTGCGGTACCAATGGCTATCCATGTCGGAGAGGCGGCTGTCGGCATGGCAATACCGCTCCTCCTCTCGCTGATACCCGTGCTCCGTGCAAGCCGCATGACAGTGCGCGAAGCAGTGAGCGACTACGGCGTTCGTACGGATGTCAAGCGCACTGCGCCGATACTCCCGGATATGTTCCGCACTGTGGACAGGACGCTCATCCTTGCCATCCGCAATCTCTTCCGTCGGCGCGGGCGTCTTGCGCTTACGCTCGGGCTCCTTGCATCCGCCGGTGCGCTTTTCATGACCGCACTCAACGTAAATGCCGCATGGAAAGAAACCATCGACCGCTCGTTCCGCTCGCGGCATTACGACGCGGAAATACGTACGATACGCCCGGAATCGGTCGGTCGTGTGCGCAGTGTTCTCTTGGCTGTGCCCGGCATTCGCTCCGTTGAAGGATGGGGTCATGCGCCGGCATCAGCGAACGTCGCCGGCGGGATAGAGATATCGCATGTCTATCCCGACGGCGGTCACGGAAGTTTCACCCTGCGCGGTATGCCTGCCGGGTCAACGCTCGTAACATTCCCCCTGCGGGAGGGGCGGTGGCTCCGTATGGATGATACGAACGCGGTCATGCTCAATCAGATAGCACGGCTCATGTTCCCGGACATTCGTATCGGGGGCACGATACCGCTCACGGTCAGCGGAGGACATTCCGAATGGCGTGTCGTCGGATTTATTGAGGAGATCGGCCCCGCCGCGGCGTACACGTCGCGCGCTTCGTTCGATGCGGTAATGCAGAGCGGCATTCGATCGTTTCGCATCGTCACTGCGCCCATGGAAGATGCGAAACGCGCTGTAGTGATACGCTCTGCGGAAAAAGCGCTCGTCGAGAACGCGGTCGGTGTCTCCGCCATCATCGCCGATGCCGAGTTCCGTAACGCCATTACCGAGCACGTGTCGACACTGATCTCCTCGATCGTATTCATCGCAGTGCTTATGGGCATCGTCGGCATGCTCGGGCTTGCATCGACGACAAGCACGAACATCCTTGAGCGTACGCGTGAGATCGGCGTCATGCGCGCCATCGGTGGTACACCGAACGCGATATACAGGAACCTCGTGAGCGAGGCGGTATTCATCGGGCTTATCAGCATCGTCCTTGCGACCGTACTCTCGCTCCCGCTTACTACCGCTGTCGGCAGACTGCTCGGTTCCATGGCGTTCAGAACGCCGCTCCCGCTCGTTATCTCGCCGGTCGGTCTTTCGATAGCGGTAGCCGCCGTGGTACTCGGCTCGATCGCAGCAAGCATCATGCCTGCCCGGCGCGCATCACAGCTGACGATACGAGAGACCATTGCCTATGAATGA